One Denticeps clupeoides chromosome 3, fDenClu1.1, whole genome shotgun sequence DNA window includes the following coding sequences:
- the depdc5 gene encoding GATOR complex protein DEPDC5 isoform X1 produces MTITMRTNKTYKLVVHKKGFGGSDDELMMNPKVFPQVSLGDIVEIAHPNDEYSPLLLQVKSLKEDLQKETISVDQTVAQAFKLRAYQDVVITIVDPKDVTLDLVELTFKDQYIGRGDMWRLKKSLVSTCAYVTQKVEYAGIRAQASELWVKGEKVTCGYISEDTRVVFRSSSAMVYIFIQMSCEMWDFDIYGDLYFEKAVNGFLSDLFTKWKEKNCSHEVTVVLFSRTFYIAKTIDEFPEILRGSIRQDHEGRFYEDFYRVVAQNERRDEWTSLLITIKKLFIQYPVLVRLKGADGFPCGQNSTAAQGNYLEAINLSFNVFDKHYINRNFDRTGQMSVVITPGVGVFEVDRLLMILTKQRMIDNGIGVDLVCMGEQPLHAVPLFKLHNRTVPGDSRLGDDYNLPHWINHSFYTSKSQSSSTCFTPRIKLAGRKVHADKSKSSKEHSLGAPKDSENSLPIQVDYDAYDAQVFRLPGPSRASRSTNFRSGRERDSSGRKSWGSAEASGAVSGIGGASPPIRPDEQRSLASDDSLGRVSNILLIPRLPPAQYEVSSSLGYTSTRELLEKMLESQRDWSAPGRFTVGSAESTLYVRPGGYTPQRALINPFAPSRMPMKLTSNRRRWMHTFPVGPSGEPIQIHHQTRQNMAELQGSEQRDPAHTSAELLELAYHEATGRRTTSRHAGENGLYVTGGAEEFSGSPGSSNSTGTPINRGSSFENYSSGGPDPTLLLSAPPTVPSFCCTVGVDWKSLTTPACLPLTTDYFPERQALQNDYTEGCYDLLPHTDLDRRDEDAPVMTAPQVFEEFICQRLMQGYQIIVQPNNRKQPPPTTAPPLSSSPLYSRGLVSRRRPEEEESVYWLSMGRTFHKVCLKDKIITVTRYLPKYPYESAQIQYSYSLCPAHSDSHFLSCWVEFGHERLEEYKWNYLDQYICSAGSEDFSLIDSLKFWRTRFLLLPAGAARRVADGDGHWDVYGEGCGATGSADWALLDGFIRFLEGLNRIRRRHRSDRITRKCPGMKGLQVTGTLSAYPPEPVAPHLAKKGTSALSALLELDQTQKSLEEQQVAQHCGKSGPPGEASFAAISTTYVDSPRKDATFILDFIRSPRSSYIFHSQISTEQPANNTIELGVTEKGASQSSDKTSAGGASAQTSGDVAPGIAVESSGQSSAAGLILSSSSTLFEILEAIKHPTTGVQLLPEQKGLPPNCFISAEVVHWLVSTVEGVDTQGMAVDIMQKMLDEGLVAHASGEAMRTFVYGFYFYRTVGEKDSERAPSTQLPPTGAGVWSAAGLEDFALFQRKWFEVAFVLEERRPCDLPAFLLPWLPSRPASYASRHSSFSRSFGGRSQAAALLAATVPDQKTVTLDVDVNNRSDRTEWCSCYYHGNFSLNAAFEVKLHWMAVTAAVLFEMVQGWHRKAASCHFLLVPVLEVPFALPSYLYGDPLRAQLFIPLHIHCLLRDGSDNLFDGFEPETYWDRMQLFQEAILYRFGFVQDKFSASAFNFPYENKPQYIHVTGTVFLQLPYSKRKYTSGQPRRRRNSTASANQGLFGTDERVGYNWAYNTMLTKAWRTGVLGDERLAERLLRDFTDFCSNKDNRLVSFWDSCMEKMNSSAP; encoded by the exons ATGACCATCACCATGAGAACAAACAAGACTTACAAGCTGGTggtgcataaaaagggctttgGTGGAAGCG ACGATGAGCTGATGATGAATCCCAAAGTGTTCCCCCAAGTCTCTTTAGGGGACATTGTAGAGATTGCACACCCCAATGATGAGTACAg TCCTCTTCTACTGCAAGTGAAAAGCCTGAAGGAAGACCTTCAAAAAG AGACCATCAGTGTGGACCAGACTGTGGCTCAGGCTTTCAAGCTTCGTGCATACCAGGATGTGGTCATCACCATCGTGGATCCTAAG GATGTCACCCTGGATCTGGTGGAGCTCACCTTCAAAGACCAGTACATTGGCCGAGGAGATATGTGGCGACTGAAAAAGAGTTTG GTGAGCACATGTGCCTATGTGACCCAGAAAGTGGAGTATGCTGGGATACG GGCCCAGGCCAGTGAATTGTGGGTAAAAGGTGAAAAGGTCACCTGTGGTTACATCAGTGAGGACACACGG GTGGTCTTTCGCTCTTCCTCAGCAATggtttacattttcattcagatGAGTTGTGAAATGTGGGACTTTGACATCTATG GTGACCTGTACTTTGAGAAGGCTGTCAATGGTTTTCTTTCTGACCTGTTCACAAAATGGAAG GAGAAGAACTGCAGCCATGAGGTCACTGTTGTTCTCTTCTCACGGACGTTCTACATTGCTAAAACAATTG ATGAGTTTCCAGAGATCCTGAGGGGTTCCATCAGGCAGGATCACGAGGGAAGGTTTTATGAAGATTTCTACAG GGTTGTGGCTCAAAATGAGCGCAGAGATGAATGGACTTCTCTGCTTATCACCATTAAGAAGCTTTTTATTCAGTACCCAGTGCTGGTGCGTCTCAAAGGAGCAG ATGGGTTCCCCTGTGGCCAGAACTCCACTGCTGCTCAGGGAAATTATCTGGAAGCAATCAACCTGTCCTTTAATG TTTTTGACAAGCACTATATCAACAGGAACTTTGACCGCACTGGGCAGATGTCTGTAGTCATCACACCAGGTGTGGGTGTGTTCGAGGTGGACCGACTACTCATGATCCTCACCAAGCAACGCATGATTGACAATG GAATCGGCGTGGACTTGGTGTGTATGGGAGAGCAGCCTCTCCATGCTGTGCCACTGTTTAAG CTACACAACCGCACTGTACCTGGAGACTCCAGGTTGGGTGATGATTACAACCTGCCTCATTGGATCAACCACAG cTTCTACACTTCTAAGAGCCAAAGCAGCAGCACCTGTTTCACCCCACGAATAAAGTTGGCAGGACGTAAG GTCCATGCTGATAAATCCAAGAGCAGCAAAGAACATT CTCTGGGTGCACCAAAGGACTCTGAGAACAGCCTGCCTATCCAGGTGGACTATGATGCCTATGACGCTCAGGTGTTTCGGTTGCCAGGGCCATCGCGAGCCTCACGAAGCACCAATTTTCG ATCGGGACGCGAGAGAGACTCCAGTGGCAGAAAGAGTTGGGGTTCGGCAGAGGCTAGTGGCGCAGTTTCAGGTATTGGAGGTGCTTCACCACCCATTCGGCCAGATGAACAACGTAGCCTGGCTTCTGATGACAGCTTGGGTCGCGTCTCCAATATTCTGCTCATCCCACGTCTGCCCCCCGCACAATATGAGGTCAGCAGCTCACTGGGCTACACCAGCACCAGAG AGCTCTTGGAGAAGATGCTGGAGTCTCAGAGGGACTGGAGCGCTCCGGGCCGCTTCACGGTTGGCAGTGCAGAGTCCACGCTGTATGTGCGTCCTGGCGGCTACACCCCACAGCGCGCCCTGATTAACCCTTTTGCACCATCACGCATGCCCATGAAGCTCACCTCCAACCGCCGCCGCTGGATGCACACTTTTCCTGTTG GCCCATCAGGAGAGCCCATCCAGATCCATCACCAGACACGACAGAACATGGCTGAGCTACAAGGCAGTGAACAACGAGACCCCGCCCATACCTCTGCCGAGCTTCTGGAGCTGGCCTATCATGAGGCTACAGGGAG GAGAACAACATCCCGCCATGCAGGGGAGAATGGACTATACGTCACTGGAGGTGCTGAGGAGTTCTCTGGCAGCCCTGGCAGCAGTAACAGTACTg GCACGCCCATCAACCGTGGCTCTTCTTTTGAGAACTATTCTTCTGGTGGACCAGATCCAA ccctGCTGCTGTCTGCGCCCCCGACAGTGCCAAGTTTTTGCTGCACGGTGGGGGTGGACTGGAAGTCCCTGACCACGCCCGCCTGTCTACCGCTCACCACCGACTACTTCCCAGAGAGACAGGCACTGCAGAATGACTATACTGAGGGCTGCTATGACCTCCTGCCCCACACAGACCTGGACAG GCGGGATGAGGACGCTCCGGTGATGACGGCCCCCCAGGTTTTTGAGGAGTTCATATGTCAGCGGCTCATGCAGGGCTACCAGATCATTGTCCAGCCGAACAACAGGAAGCAGCCGCCACCCACGACAGCTCCACCACTTAGCAGCAGTCCCCTCTACTCCCGAG ggTTGGTGTCGAGACGCAggccagaggaagaggagagtgTGTACTGGCTCAGCATGGGCCGCACCTTCCACAAAGTCTGCCTGAAAGACAAGATCATCACTGTCACCCGCTACCTCCCCAA GTACCCATATGAATCTGCCCAGATTCAGTACAGCTACAGCCTGTGCCCAGCGCACTCGGATTCCCACTTCCTGTCCTGCTGGGTGGAGTTTGGCCACGAGCGTCTGGAGGAGTACAAGTGGAATTACCTGGACCAATACATCTGCTCTGCAGGGTCTGAGGACTTCAG TTTAATCGACTCGTTGAAATTCTGGCGAACGCggttcctgctgctgcctgctggTGCTGCACGACGGGTGGCAGATGGAGATGGTCACTGGGACGTGTATGGCGAGGGCTGTGGAGCGACAGGAAGTGCAGACTGGGCGCTCCTGGATGGCTTCATCCGGTTCCTGGAGGGGCTGAATCGCATCCGCCGACGCCACCGTTCGGACCGCATCACTCGG AAATGTCCTGGCATGAAGGGTTTGCAGGTCACTGGAACCCTCTCTGCTTACCCTCCTGAGCCTGTTGCGCCCCACCTGGCCAAGAAAGGAACATCAGCCCTCTCTGCTCTGCTGGAGTTGGACCAGACACAGAA GAGTctggaggagcagcaggtagCCCAACATTGTGGGAAGTCAGGACCTCCAGGCGAAGCTTCATTTGCTGCTATTTCCACCACTTATGTAGATAGTCCCCGTAAG GATGCTACCttcattttggattttattCGTAGCCCTCGCTCATCCTACATCTTTCACTCTCAG ATATCAACTGAACAACCAGCCAATAATACTATAGAGCTTGGAGTAACAGAGAAAGGAGCAAGCCAGTCTAGTGACAAGACATCTGCTGGTGGGGCTTCAGCACAGACCAGTGGAGATGTTGCCCCTGGCATCGCTGTAGAGTCCAG TGGCCAGTCCAGTGCTGCCGGACTCATACTGTCCTCATCATCAACCTTGTTTGAGATCCTAGAAGCAATTAAACACCCAAC CACCGGGGTGCAGCTCTTACCGGAGCAGAAGGGGCTGCCGCCCAACTGTTTCATCAGTGCGGAGGTGGTCCACTGGCTGGTAAGCACAGTGGAAGGAGTGGACACGCAGGGCATGGCTGTAGACATCATGCAG AAAATGCTGGATGAGGGTTTGGTGGCTCACGCGTCTGGAGAGGCCATGCGCACGTTCGTTTACGGTTTTTACTTCTACCGGACTGTGGGCGAGAAAGACAGTGAGAGAG CCCCCTCCACCCAGCTCCCTCCGACTGGTGCAGGGGTGTGGTCGGCGGCCGGCCTGGAAGACTTTGCCTTGTTCCAGCGGAAGTGGTTTGAGGTGGCATTTGTTCTGGAGGAGCGGCGGCCGTGTGACCTGCCCGCATTCCTGCTGCCCTGGTTGCCCAGCCGACCAGCATCTTACGCAAGTAGGCACAGCTCCTTCAGCCGCAGCTTCGGAGGACGCAGCCAGGCCGCCGCACTGCTAG CTGCCACCGTGCCAGATCAGAAGACCGTCACCTTGGACGTTGACGTGAACAATCGCAGCGATCGCACTGAGTGGTGCAGCTGCTATTACCATGGCAACTTCTCCCTCAACGCCGCCTTTGAGGTCAAGCTGCACTGGATGGCCGTCACCGCTGCGGTGCTTTTTGAAATG GTGCAAGGCTGGCACAGAAAAGCCGCGTCCTGCCACTTCCTGCTGGTGCCAGTGCTGGAGGTCCCCTTTGCCCTGCCCTCCTACCTGTATGGTGACCCGCTCCGTGCCCAGCTCTTCATCCCGCTGCACATCCACTGCCTGCTGCGCGATGGTTCAGACAACCTGTTTGATG GGTTTGAACCGGAGACATATTGGGATCGAATGCAGCTGTTTCAGGAAGCCATCCTATACAG GTTTGGATTTGTGCAAGACAAGTTTTCTGCCTCTGCCTTCAATTTCCCCTACGAAAACAAGCCTCAGTACATTCATGTTACAG GCACAGTCTTCCTCCAGCTGCCCTACTCCAAGCGGAAGTACACCTCCGGGCAGCCGCGGAGAAGGCGTAACTCCACCGCCTCAGCCAATCAGGGTCTGTTCGGGACCGACGAGCGTGTGGGCTACAACTGGGCGTACAACACGATGCTGACCAAGGCCTGGCGCACCGGCGTCTTGGGAGACGAGAGGCTGGCAGAGCGGCTGCTGCGTGACTTCACTGACTTCTGTTCCAACAAGGACAATCGGCTGGTGTCCTTCTGGGACAGCTGCATGGAAAAGATGAACTCGAGTGCACCATGA
- the depdc5 gene encoding GATOR complex protein DEPDC5 isoform X3, whose product MTITMRTNKTYKLVVHKKGFGGSDDELMMNPKVFPQVSLGDIVEIAHPNDEYSPLLLQVKSLKEDLQKETISVDQTVAQAFKLRAYQDVVITIVDPKDVTLDLVELTFKDQYIGRGDMWRLKKSLVSTCAYVTQKVEYAGIRAQASELWVKGEKVTCGYISEDTRVVFRSSSAMVYIFIQMSCEMWDFDIYGDLYFEKAVNGFLSDLFTKWKEKNCSHEVTVVLFSRTFYIAKTIDEFPEILRGSIRQDHEGRFYEDFYRVVAQNERRDEWTSLLITIKKLFIQYPVLVRLKGADGFPCGQNSTAAQGNYLEAINLSFNVFDKHYINRNFDRTGQMSVVITPGVGVFEVDRLLMILTKQRMIDNGIGVDLVCMGEQPLHAVPLFKLHNRTVPGDSRLGDDYNLPHWINHSFYTSKSQSSSTCFTPRIKLAGRKVHADKSKSSKEHSLGAPKDSENSLPIQVDYDAYDAQVFRLPGPSRASRSTNFRSGRERDSSGRKSWGSAEASGAVSGIGGASPPIRPDEQRSLASDDSLGRVSNILLIPRLPPAQYEVSSSLGYTSTRELLEKMLESQRDWSAPGRFTVGSAESTLYVRPGGYTPQRALINPFAPSRMPMKLTSNRRRWMHTFPVGPSGEPIQIHHQTRQNMAELQGSEQRDPAHTSAELLELAYHEATGRRTTSRHAGENGLYVTGGAEEFSGSPGSSNSTGTPINRGSSFENYSSGGPDPTLLLSAPPTVPSFCCTVGVDWKSLTTPACLPLTTDYFPERQALQNDYTEGCYDLLPHTDLDRRDEDAPVMTAPQVFEEFICQRLMQGYQIIVQPNNRKQPPPTTAPPLSSSPLYSRGLVSRRRPEEEESVYWLSMGRTFHKVCLKDKIITVTRYLPKYPYESAQIQYSYSLCPAHSDSHFLSCWVEFGHERLEEYKWNYLDQYICSAGSEDFSLIDSLKFWRTRFLLLPAGAARRVADGDGHWDVYGEGCGATGSADWALLDGFIRFLEGLNRIRRRHRSDRITRKCPGMKGLQVTGTLSAYPPEPVAPHLAKKGTSALSALLELDQTQKSLEEQQVAQHCGKSGPPGEASFAAISTTYVDSPRKDATFILDFIRSPRSSYIFHSQISTEQPANNTIELGVTEKGASQSSDKTSAGGASAQTSGDVAPGIAVESSGQSSAAGLILSSSSTLFEILEAIKHPTTGVQLLPEQKGLPPNCFISAEVVHWLVSTVEGVDTQGMAVDIMQKMLDEGLVAHASGEAMRTFVYGFYFYRTVGEKDSERAPSTQLPPTGAGVWSAAGLEDFALFQRKWFEVAFVLEERRPCDLPAFLLPWLPSRPASYATATVPDQKTVTLDVDVNNRSDRTEWCSCYYHGNFSLNAAFEVKLHWMAVTAAVLFEMVQGWHRKAASCHFLLVPVLEVPFALPSYLYGDPLRAQLFIPLHIHCLLRDGSDNLFDGFEPETYWDRMQLFQEAILYRFGFVQDKFSASAFNFPYENKPQYIHVTGTVFLQLPYSKRKYTSGQPRRRRNSTASANQGLFGTDERVGYNWAYNTMLTKAWRTGVLGDERLAERLLRDFTDFCSNKDNRLVSFWDSCMEKMNSSAP is encoded by the exons ATGACCATCACCATGAGAACAAACAAGACTTACAAGCTGGTggtgcataaaaagggctttgGTGGAAGCG ACGATGAGCTGATGATGAATCCCAAAGTGTTCCCCCAAGTCTCTTTAGGGGACATTGTAGAGATTGCACACCCCAATGATGAGTACAg TCCTCTTCTACTGCAAGTGAAAAGCCTGAAGGAAGACCTTCAAAAAG AGACCATCAGTGTGGACCAGACTGTGGCTCAGGCTTTCAAGCTTCGTGCATACCAGGATGTGGTCATCACCATCGTGGATCCTAAG GATGTCACCCTGGATCTGGTGGAGCTCACCTTCAAAGACCAGTACATTGGCCGAGGAGATATGTGGCGACTGAAAAAGAGTTTG GTGAGCACATGTGCCTATGTGACCCAGAAAGTGGAGTATGCTGGGATACG GGCCCAGGCCAGTGAATTGTGGGTAAAAGGTGAAAAGGTCACCTGTGGTTACATCAGTGAGGACACACGG GTGGTCTTTCGCTCTTCCTCAGCAATggtttacattttcattcagatGAGTTGTGAAATGTGGGACTTTGACATCTATG GTGACCTGTACTTTGAGAAGGCTGTCAATGGTTTTCTTTCTGACCTGTTCACAAAATGGAAG GAGAAGAACTGCAGCCATGAGGTCACTGTTGTTCTCTTCTCACGGACGTTCTACATTGCTAAAACAATTG ATGAGTTTCCAGAGATCCTGAGGGGTTCCATCAGGCAGGATCACGAGGGAAGGTTTTATGAAGATTTCTACAG GGTTGTGGCTCAAAATGAGCGCAGAGATGAATGGACTTCTCTGCTTATCACCATTAAGAAGCTTTTTATTCAGTACCCAGTGCTGGTGCGTCTCAAAGGAGCAG ATGGGTTCCCCTGTGGCCAGAACTCCACTGCTGCTCAGGGAAATTATCTGGAAGCAATCAACCTGTCCTTTAATG TTTTTGACAAGCACTATATCAACAGGAACTTTGACCGCACTGGGCAGATGTCTGTAGTCATCACACCAGGTGTGGGTGTGTTCGAGGTGGACCGACTACTCATGATCCTCACCAAGCAACGCATGATTGACAATG GAATCGGCGTGGACTTGGTGTGTATGGGAGAGCAGCCTCTCCATGCTGTGCCACTGTTTAAG CTACACAACCGCACTGTACCTGGAGACTCCAGGTTGGGTGATGATTACAACCTGCCTCATTGGATCAACCACAG cTTCTACACTTCTAAGAGCCAAAGCAGCAGCACCTGTTTCACCCCACGAATAAAGTTGGCAGGACGTAAG GTCCATGCTGATAAATCCAAGAGCAGCAAAGAACATT CTCTGGGTGCACCAAAGGACTCTGAGAACAGCCTGCCTATCCAGGTGGACTATGATGCCTATGACGCTCAGGTGTTTCGGTTGCCAGGGCCATCGCGAGCCTCACGAAGCACCAATTTTCG ATCGGGACGCGAGAGAGACTCCAGTGGCAGAAAGAGTTGGGGTTCGGCAGAGGCTAGTGGCGCAGTTTCAGGTATTGGAGGTGCTTCACCACCCATTCGGCCAGATGAACAACGTAGCCTGGCTTCTGATGACAGCTTGGGTCGCGTCTCCAATATTCTGCTCATCCCACGTCTGCCCCCCGCACAATATGAGGTCAGCAGCTCACTGGGCTACACCAGCACCAGAG AGCTCTTGGAGAAGATGCTGGAGTCTCAGAGGGACTGGAGCGCTCCGGGCCGCTTCACGGTTGGCAGTGCAGAGTCCACGCTGTATGTGCGTCCTGGCGGCTACACCCCACAGCGCGCCCTGATTAACCCTTTTGCACCATCACGCATGCCCATGAAGCTCACCTCCAACCGCCGCCGCTGGATGCACACTTTTCCTGTTG GCCCATCAGGAGAGCCCATCCAGATCCATCACCAGACACGACAGAACATGGCTGAGCTACAAGGCAGTGAACAACGAGACCCCGCCCATACCTCTGCCGAGCTTCTGGAGCTGGCCTATCATGAGGCTACAGGGAG GAGAACAACATCCCGCCATGCAGGGGAGAATGGACTATACGTCACTGGAGGTGCTGAGGAGTTCTCTGGCAGCCCTGGCAGCAGTAACAGTACTg GCACGCCCATCAACCGTGGCTCTTCTTTTGAGAACTATTCTTCTGGTGGACCAGATCCAA ccctGCTGCTGTCTGCGCCCCCGACAGTGCCAAGTTTTTGCTGCACGGTGGGGGTGGACTGGAAGTCCCTGACCACGCCCGCCTGTCTACCGCTCACCACCGACTACTTCCCAGAGAGACAGGCACTGCAGAATGACTATACTGAGGGCTGCTATGACCTCCTGCCCCACACAGACCTGGACAG GCGGGATGAGGACGCTCCGGTGATGACGGCCCCCCAGGTTTTTGAGGAGTTCATATGTCAGCGGCTCATGCAGGGCTACCAGATCATTGTCCAGCCGAACAACAGGAAGCAGCCGCCACCCACGACAGCTCCACCACTTAGCAGCAGTCCCCTCTACTCCCGAG ggTTGGTGTCGAGACGCAggccagaggaagaggagagtgTGTACTGGCTCAGCATGGGCCGCACCTTCCACAAAGTCTGCCTGAAAGACAAGATCATCACTGTCACCCGCTACCTCCCCAA GTACCCATATGAATCTGCCCAGATTCAGTACAGCTACAGCCTGTGCCCAGCGCACTCGGATTCCCACTTCCTGTCCTGCTGGGTGGAGTTTGGCCACGAGCGTCTGGAGGAGTACAAGTGGAATTACCTGGACCAATACATCTGCTCTGCAGGGTCTGAGGACTTCAG TTTAATCGACTCGTTGAAATTCTGGCGAACGCggttcctgctgctgcctgctggTGCTGCACGACGGGTGGCAGATGGAGATGGTCACTGGGACGTGTATGGCGAGGGCTGTGGAGCGACAGGAAGTGCAGACTGGGCGCTCCTGGATGGCTTCATCCGGTTCCTGGAGGGGCTGAATCGCATCCGCCGACGCCACCGTTCGGACCGCATCACTCGG AAATGTCCTGGCATGAAGGGTTTGCAGGTCACTGGAACCCTCTCTGCTTACCCTCCTGAGCCTGTTGCGCCCCACCTGGCCAAGAAAGGAACATCAGCCCTCTCTGCTCTGCTGGAGTTGGACCAGACACAGAA GAGTctggaggagcagcaggtagCCCAACATTGTGGGAAGTCAGGACCTCCAGGCGAAGCTTCATTTGCTGCTATTTCCACCACTTATGTAGATAGTCCCCGTAAG GATGCTACCttcattttggattttattCGTAGCCCTCGCTCATCCTACATCTTTCACTCTCAG ATATCAACTGAACAACCAGCCAATAATACTATAGAGCTTGGAGTAACAGAGAAAGGAGCAAGCCAGTCTAGTGACAAGACATCTGCTGGTGGGGCTTCAGCACAGACCAGTGGAGATGTTGCCCCTGGCATCGCTGTAGAGTCCAG TGGCCAGTCCAGTGCTGCCGGACTCATACTGTCCTCATCATCAACCTTGTTTGAGATCCTAGAAGCAATTAAACACCCAAC CACCGGGGTGCAGCTCTTACCGGAGCAGAAGGGGCTGCCGCCCAACTGTTTCATCAGTGCGGAGGTGGTCCACTGGCTGGTAAGCACAGTGGAAGGAGTGGACACGCAGGGCATGGCTGTAGACATCATGCAG AAAATGCTGGATGAGGGTTTGGTGGCTCACGCGTCTGGAGAGGCCATGCGCACGTTCGTTTACGGTTTTTACTTCTACCGGACTGTGGGCGAGAAAGACAGTGAGAGAG CCCCCTCCACCCAGCTCCCTCCGACTGGTGCAGGGGTGTGGTCGGCGGCCGGCCTGGAAGACTTTGCCTTGTTCCAGCGGAAGTGGTTTGAGGTGGCATTTGTTCTGGAGGAGCGGCGGCCGTGTGACCTGCCCGCATTCCTGCTGCCCTGGTTGCCCAGCCGACCAGCATCTTACGCAA CTGCCACCGTGCCAGATCAGAAGACCGTCACCTTGGACGTTGACGTGAACAATCGCAGCGATCGCACTGAGTGGTGCAGCTGCTATTACCATGGCAACTTCTCCCTCAACGCCGCCTTTGAGGTCAAGCTGCACTGGATGGCCGTCACCGCTGCGGTGCTTTTTGAAATG GTGCAAGGCTGGCACAGAAAAGCCGCGTCCTGCCACTTCCTGCTGGTGCCAGTGCTGGAGGTCCCCTTTGCCCTGCCCTCCTACCTGTATGGTGACCCGCTCCGTGCCCAGCTCTTCATCCCGCTGCACATCCACTGCCTGCTGCGCGATGGTTCAGACAACCTGTTTGATG GGTTTGAACCGGAGACATATTGGGATCGAATGCAGCTGTTTCAGGAAGCCATCCTATACAG GTTTGGATTTGTGCAAGACAAGTTTTCTGCCTCTGCCTTCAATTTCCCCTACGAAAACAAGCCTCAGTACATTCATGTTACAG GCACAGTCTTCCTCCAGCTGCCCTACTCCAAGCGGAAGTACACCTCCGGGCAGCCGCGGAGAAGGCGTAACTCCACCGCCTCAGCCAATCAGGGTCTGTTCGGGACCGACGAGCGTGTGGGCTACAACTGGGCGTACAACACGATGCTGACCAAGGCCTGGCGCACCGGCGTCTTGGGAGACGAGAGGCTGGCAGAGCGGCTGCTGCGTGACTTCACTGACTTCTGTTCCAACAAGGACAATCGGCTGGTGTCCTTCTGGGACAGCTGCATGGAAAAGATGAACTCGAGTGCACCATGA